A genomic region of Fervidobacterium gondwanense DSM 13020 contains the following coding sequences:
- a CDS encoding ribosomal-processing cysteine protease Prp yields MISCKFVKEDNLYKSFEISGHALYAKKGKDIVCAAVSSVSQHTARVLEVEGAVVKIEEGYLRVERISKNEISQRFVEELVVTLKDIEEQYPRYVKVDVRVEVSDDAH; encoded by the coding sequence ATGATAAGCTGCAAGTTTGTGAAGGAAGATAATCTCTACAAATCATTCGAAATAAGCGGACATGCATTATATGCGAAAAAAGGAAAAGATATAGTCTGTGCAGCGGTGAGTAGTGTTTCTCAGCATACGGCAAGGGTTTTAGAAGTAGAAGGAGCAGTAGTTAAGATAGAGGAAGGGTATTTAAGAGTTGAGAGGATTTCGAAAAATGAAATTTCACAGCGATTCGTTGAAGAATTGGTTGTTACGCTTAAAGATATCGAAGAACAGTACCCAAGGTACGTGAAGGTGGATGTAAGAGTGGAGGTGAGCGATGATGCGCATTAA
- the rpmA gene encoding 50S ribosomal protein L27 has translation MRINIQLFAKASGAGRNGRDSNPKYLGFKKYDGQQVVAGNIILRQRGTKFWPGQNVGMGRDFTLFALKDGVVKIVAKNNRRYVTVVEE, from the coding sequence ATGCGCATTAATATACAATTGTTTGCAAAGGCAAGCGGCGCAGGAAGAAACGGAAGAGACAGCAATCCAAAGTACTTGGGATTCAAGAAGTACGATGGACAGCAAGTAGTAGCTGGAAATATAATTCTCAGACAGAGGGGTACAAAGTTCTGGCCTGGTCAAAACGTTGGAATGGGTAGAGACTTCACACTCTTTGCTCTTAAAGATGGTGTAGTCAAAATAGTAGCAAAGAACAACAGAAGATACGTTACAGTCGTTGAGGAGTAA
- a CDS encoding stage V sporulation protein S: protein MEILKVSSKSSPNKVAGAIVGSLKKNEKVEIQAIGAGAVNQASKSLAIARRFLEQEGLDLYAVPAFIEIQIGNETRTGISFKVFLKK from the coding sequence ATGGAAATTCTAAAAGTCAGCTCGAAGTCAAGCCCAAACAAAGTTGCGGGCGCTATCGTCGGTTCATTGAAAAAGAACGAAAAAGTTGAGATTCAAGCGATAGGTGCAGGGGCAGTTAATCAGGCATCTAAGTCCTTAGCGATCGCAAGAAGGTTTTTGGAGCAAGAAGGTTTGGACCTTTACGCAGTGCCAGCATTCATCGAAATCCAAATTGGAAACGAAACAAGGACAGGTATATCGTTCAAAGTCTTCTTGAAGAAGTAA
- the rplM gene encoding 50S ribosomal protein L13, which produces MARPLPIQKTAFPKVERKWYLVDAADKPLGRLATRIALLLQGKNEPTWAPHLDNGNYVVVINADKVKLTGKKVNQKVYYHHSGYPGGLKAQTARQLLEKHPERVIELAVKRMLPKTVVGTHQFKRLKVYAGENHPHEAQKPEKVELL; this is translated from the coding sequence ATGGCAAGGCCATTACCTATACAAAAAACCGCTTTTCCAAAAGTAGAGAGAAAATGGTACCTTGTTGACGCGGCAGACAAGCCTCTTGGAAGGCTTGCGACAAGGATTGCTCTCTTACTCCAAGGGAAAAATGAACCAACATGGGCACCTCATCTCGACAACGGCAATTACGTTGTTGTTATAAACGCAGATAAGGTTAAATTAACAGGTAAGAAAGTCAATCAAAAGGTTTACTATCACCACTCAGGTTACCCAGGTGGTTTGAAGGCACAGACTGCAAGGCAACTTCTTGAGAAACACCCAGAAAGAGTTATTGAACTTGCAGTTAAGAGAATGCTTCCAAAAACGGTAGTTGGTACGCACCAATTCAAGAGATTGAAAGTTTACGCTGGAGAGAACCATCCACACGAAGCACAAAAACCTGAGAAGGTAGAACTTCTCTAA
- the rpsI gene encoding 30S ribosomal protein S9, with amino-acid sequence MAEIYMGTGRRKTSTARVYLRPGSGKIEINDKVYNDFNEYFENKVWTMHAIEPLKVTGLEGSFDVQIRVEGGGKNGQAGAVRLGLARALVAFNPDLRKTLRDKGFLTRDPRMVERKKYGLKKARRAPQFSKR; translated from the coding sequence ATGGCAGAGATTTACATGGGAACAGGTAGAAGAAAGACGTCAACTGCCAGAGTTTACCTTAGACCTGGCTCAGGAAAGATAGAGATAAACGACAAAGTTTACAACGATTTCAATGAGTACTTTGAGAATAAAGTTTGGACAATGCATGCAATTGAACCACTCAAAGTAACTGGTCTCGAAGGTTCATTCGATGTTCAGATCAGAGTCGAGGGTGGTGGAAAGAACGGACAAGCAGGAGCAGTTAGGTTGGGTTTGGCAAGAGCGCTCGTCGCGTTTAACCCAGACCTCAGGAAGACTCTCAGAGACAAAGGATTCCTCACAAGAGACCCAAGAATGGTCGAAAGGAAGAAATACGGTCTTAAGAAAGCAAGAAGGGCACCACAATTCTCCAAACGTTAA
- the rplU gene encoding 50S ribosomal protein L21, whose product MYAIVENGGKQYKVEVGQLLHTEKLNAEQGATVTLDKVVMVKTDDGKVLVGKPYLTNVTITGTVVEHARARKVLVGQFIPRKGHKTIKGHRQWYTTVKIEKIEVK is encoded by the coding sequence GTGTACGCTATCGTGGAAAACGGTGGAAAGCAGTACAAGGTAGAAGTTGGACAACTCTTGCACACAGAAAAGCTCAACGCAGAACAGGGAGCAACTGTCACACTCGACAAAGTAGTCATGGTTAAGACGGACGATGGGAAAGTGCTCGTCGGCAAGCCGTACTTGACGAATGTAACGATCACAGGAACAGTGGTTGAACACGCAAGAGCAAGAAAAGTTCTTGTTGGTCAGTTCATTCCAAGAAAGGGCCACAAGACTATAAAGGGCCACAGGCAATGGTACACCACCGTTAAGATTGAAAAAATTGAAGTAAAGTAA
- a CDS encoding ECF transporter S component — translation MKKATRIATIGIMSALATGLMFLEFPIFPAANFLKFDPSDILPLLSGFIFGPLDGILVLLIKDLLFYLLKSGDIVGIAMNFAAGVSFLLPAVYIYKIRKNRVFEIMGYVVGVLSVTGIMTVLNMLVVPLYWKIPMSETVKLLPYIAGFNAIKFSIDSVVNGLIRERISKIFEN, via the coding sequence ATGAAAAAAGCAACAAGGATAGCAACGATCGGAATAATGTCAGCACTCGCAACGGGCTTGATGTTCTTAGAATTCCCAATTTTCCCGGCAGCAAATTTCTTAAAATTCGATCCAAGCGATATACTTCCACTACTCTCTGGTTTTATATTTGGTCCACTTGATGGTATACTCGTTTTGTTAATAAAAGATTTGCTCTTTTACTTGCTAAAATCGGGCGACATAGTTGGAATAGCGATGAACTTTGCAGCAGGCGTTTCTTTTTTACTTCCAGCTGTATATATTTATAAAATACGCAAAAATAGGGTATTTGAGATCATGGGTTACGTTGTCGGAGTCTTATCGGTAACTGGAATCATGACGGTCCTCAACATGCTTGTCGTTCCGCTATACTGGAAGATTCCGATGAGCGAAACGGTGAAACTTTTACCATACATAGCTGGATTTAATGCAATCAAATTCTCGATCGATTCAGTTGTAAATGGGTTAATAAGAGAGAGAATATCGAAGATATTCGAAAATTGA
- the dnaG gene encoding DNA primase, with amino-acid sequence MIPKDTVEKIRDKNDIVDVISEYVSLQKVGSNYRGLCPFHIETSPSFYVSPAKKIYHCFGCGASGDVIKFVQEIENISYVEAIRKLGERVGIAVSFTEEDEERNKYYNFYKSLHELYKSELNKSQIALDYLKNRGFSLREILLYEFGFSPANSKLPQSIAQRLGISKEELEKFGFYGTDPFAGRIIIPIKDDYGRVIAFGGRLIGEGVPKYLNSQDTLVFKKSTTFFMYNYAKEHIKEVDYAVICEGYFDALAFHRAGIKNVVATLGTALTRSHMFKIKRHTTNIVLAFDSDSAGIKAAFRSIEMLIPEGFNVAVAQFKDAKDADETYSKFGTSGLVSVLESAINSETFVVQSLSKQFDLKNPSGFNLFFKSLKSWEKLFSNNPKSLETFYEQISNVSGMRSEQIKDILRNESSGKSGQQNVQRSVQVGTRYDKQTHFNERKSTKKLPTTEDYLVYIYFNYPELFKQIDFSPDILEGKAREFFLIAKDLNVSLDGLSKDMVAFVKDAFEKIEIEVDDKVLEYIKRNLEEKRLEKRIAEIDNLISASKSEDEKRVLLKARMELVKQVQKLKRSSK; translated from the coding sequence ATGATCCCAAAGGATACTGTCGAAAAGATTAGAGATAAAAATGACATTGTTGATGTCATTTCAGAATATGTGAGCCTACAAAAAGTAGGTTCGAATTATCGTGGTCTGTGCCCGTTCCATATCGAAACTTCCCCGTCTTTTTACGTAAGCCCTGCGAAAAAGATATATCACTGCTTCGGGTGTGGAGCGTCAGGCGATGTGATAAAATTCGTCCAGGAGATTGAGAATATCTCATACGTAGAGGCCATCAGAAAACTTGGCGAGCGAGTAGGTATAGCCGTTTCTTTCACCGAGGAAGATGAGGAAAGAAATAAGTACTACAATTTTTATAAATCTCTACACGAGCTTTACAAGTCTGAATTGAATAAAAGCCAGATAGCACTCGATTATTTGAAAAATCGAGGTTTCTCACTCAGGGAGATTTTGCTATACGAATTCGGTTTTTCTCCAGCTAATTCTAAACTTCCACAATCTATTGCCCAACGCCTTGGCATTTCAAAAGAAGAGCTCGAAAAGTTCGGATTCTACGGCACTGACCCGTTCGCTGGAAGAATAATAATACCAATAAAGGACGATTACGGACGAGTAATAGCATTCGGTGGAAGGTTGATAGGAGAAGGCGTGCCGAAGTATCTCAATTCGCAAGATACGCTCGTTTTCAAAAAATCCACAACATTCTTCATGTACAACTATGCGAAGGAGCACATCAAAGAAGTGGACTACGCAGTGATATGTGAAGGGTATTTCGATGCACTCGCATTCCACAGAGCAGGTATAAAGAACGTTGTAGCTACGCTTGGGACAGCTCTTACGCGCTCACACATGTTCAAAATCAAGCGTCACACGACAAACATCGTGCTCGCGTTTGATTCCGATAGTGCAGGTATAAAGGCGGCGTTTAGAAGCATAGAGATGCTGATTCCAGAAGGATTCAACGTTGCTGTTGCGCAGTTCAAAGATGCAAAAGATGCTGACGAAACGTATTCAAAATTCGGAACGTCTGGGCTTGTTAGTGTGTTGGAAAGTGCGATAAATTCTGAGACTTTCGTTGTCCAAAGCCTATCCAAGCAATTCGATTTGAAGAACCCAAGCGGATTCAACCTCTTTTTTAAATCGCTGAAGAGCTGGGAGAAATTGTTCTCTAACAACCCAAAGAGTTTAGAAACATTCTATGAACAAATTTCGAACGTCTCGGGGATGAGAAGTGAGCAAATTAAAGATATACTTAGAAATGAATCATCAGGCAAAAGCGGACAGCAGAATGTTCAAAGAAGTGTTCAAGTCGGAACGCGATACGATAAACAAACTCACTTCAATGAACGAAAATCAACTAAGAAACTACCGACAACCGAAGATTATCTTGTTTACATATATTTCAACTACCCAGAGCTCTTCAAACAGATTGATTTTTCGCCGGACATACTTGAAGGAAAAGCGAGAGAATTCTTTTTAATCGCAAAAGATTTGAACGTTTCTTTAGATGGACTGTCTAAAGATATGGTAGCTTTTGTCAAAGATGCATTTGAAAAGATCGAAATAGAAGTTGATGATAAAGTTTTGGAGTACATAAAGAGGAATTTAGAGGAGAAACGTCTTGAAAAGAGAATAGCAGAAATAGACAATCTCATCTCTGCATCTAAGAGTGAAGATGAGAAAAGGGTGCTTTTGAAAGCAAGGATGGAATTAGTCAAACAAGTGCAGAAATTGAAAAGGTCCTCAAAATAA
- a CDS encoding DUF1385 domain-containing protein: MKVGGQAVIDGVLMMGKRVVVAVRKSDGSIDVKELGYPKTNSKWFKIPFVRGFISLFYSLYFGIKALNLSAEMSTGEEMKKGESFFSILTALTLAIGLFIVLPAYLTKWLGFRDNEFMFSFVDGLIRLAFFLIYVYVISLFEDVKTVFRYHGAEHKAVHTFENNEELTIENARKYSTIHPRCGTNFVMIFLIIAIIIHSLFGIFGPLNMLSRILLRILVLPVVAGVSYELLRAFDKYPKLRLLALPGMILQKLTTAEPNDSQLEVALVSLRHALNLVEVPELSDTLNLEGENQKGYSNVENQPEFLG; this comes from the coding sequence ATGAAAGTCGGTGGCCAAGCGGTAATTGATGGTGTTTTGATGATGGGTAAGAGAGTTGTTGTCGCTGTCAGAAAGTCAGACGGCAGCATCGATGTTAAAGAACTCGGCTATCCAAAGACGAACAGCAAATGGTTTAAAATCCCGTTCGTTAGAGGATTTATAAGTCTGTTCTATTCACTTTACTTTGGCATAAAGGCATTAAATCTAAGTGCTGAAATGTCAACAGGAGAGGAAATGAAGAAGGGAGAATCTTTTTTTTCTATCCTTACAGCTTTGACGTTGGCAATAGGTTTATTTATAGTGTTGCCAGCTTATCTGACAAAATGGCTCGGATTTAGAGATAACGAATTTATGTTTTCTTTTGTGGATGGTCTCATCAGACTTGCTTTCTTCTTGATATACGTTTACGTAATATCTTTGTTTGAAGACGTCAAGACCGTCTTCAGATACCACGGTGCAGAACACAAGGCTGTACACACGTTCGAGAACAACGAAGAATTAACTATCGAGAATGCAAGAAAATACTCGACAATCCATCCAAGGTGCGGAACAAACTTCGTAATGATATTCTTAATCATAGCTATCATTATCCACAGCCTTTTCGGCATATTTGGTCCATTGAATATGCTTTCGAGGATACTCCTGAGGATTTTAGTGTTGCCTGTAGTCGCAGGTGTGTCATATGAGCTTTTGAGAGCGTTTGACAAGTACCCAAAACTCAGACTTCTTGCATTACCGGGAATGATACTCCAAAAACTCACAACAGCTGAGCCAAACGATTCACAACTTGAGGTCGCTCTCGTCTCGCTCAGACACGCTCTCAACCTTGTCGAGGTTCCTGAACTTTCTGATACTCTTAATTTGGAAGGCGAAAATCAGAAGGGATATAGCAACGTAGAAAACCAGCCCGAATTCCTTGGATGA
- the mraY gene encoding phospho-N-acetylmuramoyl-pentapeptide-transferase: MVVLYSIIFFIEFIVGLLVYPKFIEYMKKLKLGQYIRQEGPDLHNYKEGTPTAGGIVFLSIAIITSFLLGLPKELILTLIFYGFIGFLDDFVSIVKKRSLGLKAWQKLGLQMLFSVWVAYSVLQYRESTIFGIDVPKWVFYIFTMLLISGYSNATNLTDGIDGLAGWVFVTSALPFALFAKNRIELGAIFVLVMPVLAFLVYNTRPARVFMGDTGSLALGAYISTYALMTSNELALLFFTSIFLLETISVILQVSSFKLRNKRIFRMAPIHHHFELLGWKEEKIVGVFSAWNLAIAILYIASFLTF; encoded by the coding sequence ATGGTAGTCCTTTACAGCATAATCTTCTTTATTGAATTTATCGTCGGGCTCTTAGTTTATCCAAAATTCATCGAGTACATGAAAAAACTAAAGCTCGGGCAGTACATAAGACAGGAAGGTCCGGATCTGCACAACTACAAAGAAGGCACACCGACTGCAGGCGGCATCGTTTTCCTCTCAATTGCGATTATAACGAGTTTCTTGCTCGGTTTACCCAAGGAACTTATCTTAACGCTCATATTCTACGGGTTCATAGGATTTCTCGATGATTTTGTGAGCATAGTGAAAAAAAGGTCGCTTGGATTAAAGGCATGGCAAAAACTCGGATTGCAGATGCTTTTTTCAGTCTGGGTCGCATACAGCGTTTTGCAGTATAGGGAAAGTACGATTTTTGGGATAGACGTGCCAAAGTGGGTTTTTTACATATTCACGATGCTCCTCATTTCCGGCTATTCTAACGCCACCAACCTAACAGATGGTATCGACGGACTTGCAGGTTGGGTTTTTGTAACGAGCGCTCTACCTTTCGCACTCTTTGCAAAGAATAGAATTGAGCTTGGAGCTATATTCGTACTCGTTATGCCAGTTCTTGCATTTTTGGTATACAACACAAGACCTGCAAGAGTATTTATGGGCGATACAGGATCGCTCGCACTTGGCGCCTATATCTCAACTTACGCGCTCATGACAAGCAATGAGCTTGCACTGTTGTTCTTCACTTCGATATTCCTCCTTGAAACGATAAGCGTTATCTTGCAGGTAAGCTCTTTCAAGCTCAGAAATAAAAGAATTTTCAGAATGGCGCCTATTCACCACCATTTCGAACTGCTCGGGTGGAAAGAAGAGAAGATAGTTGGAGTCTTCAGTGCTTGGAATTTGGCGATAGCAATACTTTACATTGCAAGTTTCTTAACGTTTTAA